The segment ACCGCGATGGGGTAGGTCATGGCCGACTTGATCTTCTTGCCCAGTTTGACGCTCGCTTCGAAGTAGTTGGCCACCTTTCCCAAAATTTCTGCAAGCGCGCCGGACGCCTCGCCAGCCTCCACCATCGAGGTGAAAAGCGTGTTGAACGCCCGCGGGTATTTCTTCACCGAACTCGAAAAGCTGTTACCGGAAGCGATGTCGTTCCGGACTTCGCGAATGATCACCCTGAACACGAGGTCCTCGGTTTGCTCGGTCAGCGCGTCCAAGCTCTGGATCAGCGGGAGGCCTGCGTTTAGCAGCGAGGCGAGCTGCTGGGTGAATACGGCAAGGTTAGCGAGGGTGACCTTGTGGCGGTCGGCTTTCTTTTCCAACGCCTTCTGTTTGGCCAATACCTGCGCTTCGCGGAACGTTGCCTTCTTTGGCGATACGGCCCGGACTGAGGCGCTCTTGGTTGATTCGGCGGTGATAAAGCCCATAAAGTTAGGTGATTATCGGCGCAAATGGCCCGCAACTGGAATATCGCTTACACAAGTAAAAAGTCACTAAAAATCAACGACTTAGTTGATGTATATTAATGGTGTAATTCTATGTTTTATGGATGGGAGTGGCCAGTAGCCAGTAGCCAGTAGCCGGGAGCCAGTAGCTAAGAGCCAGGGCGTCAGAACTGGGGAGGGAGGGGGGGCTTGGAGCCCGGAGGCACGTGCGGTGAGTGATTTTGGCTCCTTACCAACGACTAGGTGCGTTTGGGTGTGATGAGTGGCGAGCCCCCAGCACCCAGGAGGACGTGCGTCCCTCCACAACCTCTCAACCTCTCAAATGGTGCGGCTGGAGAGAATCGAACTCTCGACACCTGTGTGGAAGACAGAGGTTTTACCACTAAACTACAGCCGCGTGTCGCGACAGGCATAGAGCCCCACGTGGGGCGCTCCGTCAAGAGTGCTCTCGCAGCCCTTTCTCATTGGAGCCGCGTGTTCGAGTTTGAGCGTCGTTCGCGTGCTTGGGTCGACAGGGATCGGTCGGGACCCGTCCCTTTGCGCGTGCCGGAAATCACGGTTGCTCCCTCCCGATCCGTTGGTCTCCTTCAACCCTCCCTTTCGCCATGAACCCGCCCTTCACCCGCGCTCTCGACTACCTCCGTGAAACGAAGCGGACGCTGGTGCTGGCGACCCCCATAGCGGTCGGACAGGTCAGCCAAATGCTCATGGGCGTCACCGACACCGTCATGATCGGGCAGCTTGGCAAGGTGCCGCTCGCAGCCTGTGCCTTGGGCGGGACGATCTTCGGGCTCCTCTTTGTCCTCGGAATCGGATTGCTCCAGCCGTTCTCCGTTCTCGTGGCGCGGGGAGACGGGGCTGGGGAGCCGGCGGAATGCGCCGCCTACCTCAAGCATGCGATGGGTATCGCGCTCTCCTTCAGCATCATCCTGGCAGGCGTGATGCTCGGGGTGCTCGCCTTCCTCGACAGGATGGGCCAGCCGCCGGAGGTGGTGGCGGAAGCGAGGCCCTACTGCCTGATCATAGCGGCCTCGATCCCATTTGTATTCATTTTTCAAGTACTGAGGCAGTATTGCGAGGCCCTGCACCGGCCGTGGTTTCCCATGGTGTTGATGATGGGATGTGTGCTTCTGAACGTTTTCCTGAACTGGCTGTGGATCCACGGCCACTGGGGTTTTCCCGCGGGCGGCCTGGTTGGCGCAGGCTGGGCGACGCTCGTCGCACGCATCGTGCTTGCGTATCTGCTCTGGCACTACCTCTCCTCGACCAGGCGGTCCGACCCGGCATGGACCGCGCATTCCTGGTGGCGATGGGAGCGGGCGCGGATCTGGGAGATCCTGCGTCTCGGCATCCCAGCGAGCGGGATGCTTCTCTTCGAGGGTGGCGCTTTCAGCGCCGCCGCAGTGATGATGGGGTGGATAGGCACGACGGCCCTGGCTTCTCACCAGATCGCGCTTACCTGCGCGAGCGTGACCTTCATGTTCATGCTGGGCGTCGCTTCCGCCGTCAGCATTCGCATTGGCCAGGCGGTCGGCGCGGGCGAGCGTTCGAGGCTCCGCCCAATCGGCTTCGGCGGCCTGGGTGCCGTGGTCGCCGCCATGTCGCTGTGTGCCTGCTTGTTTTTCCTCCTTTCGGAGCCGATCGCCGGGTTCTTCGTCAAGGATACGGAGGTGATTGTGCTCGGTGCGCGGTTGCTGGTGATCGCTGCATGCTTCCAGATCTTTGACGGCGGACAGGTTGTTGGCTCCGCGATGCTGCGCGGCCTCGCGGACGTAAGGGTGCCGACCCTGATCACCTTTGTCGGCTACTGGGTCATCGCAATTCCCGGGGGCTACTTCTACGGGGTGCGGGGAGTCGGCGGTGCCGAGGGTGTGTGGCTCTCGCTCGCGGTAGGGCTGGCCCTTGCGGCGGTATTTTTTGCTGTCCGCTTTGCCCGCCTGACCCGGTTTGGCGGCTGCGGATGAACAATTTATGACCAGTGATTGAGTTTGGCGGAAATTAGCCGATTTCACCGGGGATGCTGGGCCTTCATCCAGGCCATTTTCTCCCCCGCCAGCTTCTTGGTCACCTCTTGGCTCCCCTTGCAAAGTGGACGCTTTGCTTGGCATGCATTTCCTGCATACCTGTCATCGGGTCTGCAGAGGGCGCCGCGCTGCCAGTCGTGCGGACTTTGGATGAGTTTTGGATCCACTACGAGAAGCGCGACATGGAAGTCGATCTGGAGTTTGTGGCGGATCTGTACGACCCCCGCATGGGCCACCTGTGGTGCCACGCAGGCGAGTCCTACAATTATTTGCCAGCGGGTCCGGAACTGCCGATGAAGAGTGGTAACGTGGTTCGCCTTCGAGGTCGGGTGAATGCGAACGAGCCTCTTAACGAGAAGCTGGTTTCCGTGGAGATCATCGCCGAGGAGGGGCGGGGTACGCCGGCCCCCCTTGCGGGGAAAATGAAGGACCTCGTGCCTTTGATTGGACGCTACGTGGTGGTGGATGCGGCAGTGTTGGAGGAGCGACCCTATCCGGAAGGCCAGCATTGGCTGGCGACCCTGGCCAGCGAGGGCGTGCGGATACAGGCGTTTCTTTACGAGCCGGAGCCGCAGAAACGGGGCCTACCCCTGGGCTCCCGGGTCAGGCTGCGCGGTGTCTGCCAGGCGGTGCGCAACGAGGAACTGGGTGAGCTGGAGTGCCACATCTGGCTGGGAAGTTCCTCGGAAATTGAAATTCTCTCGGTCGGTTCCCCGCGCGAAGTGGTGCGCAGTATTGGCGAATACTGGAAGAAGGAATCGGAGTCGGAGGTGGACGTCGACCTGACTCTGCTTGTCAACTATTACGATCCGACGTGGAAACACCTCTGGGTGCAGGAGGGTGACGAAGTGGGTTACCTGTCGGTTGGAAATTATCTGCCCCTCAAATCGGGTGATCGGGTGCGAATTCGCGGCACGCTTTGGCCGCAGCTCGGGTTCCTGAGCACCGGCGTGGTGTTCGAGCGCCTAGAGGAAAATGTGCGGGTGAAACCCATCTCGATCGTCAACGCCATCGATGCGCGGCACCAGAACGCGCGGATCGCCGTGATGGAAGGGATTTTCGACAGCGAACGCTTCTACGAAAGCGATGGCGTGGGCGACCACTACGGCGCCCTGTTGGTGACCGACACCGGCCTGCGGTTGCGCATTTTCTCCTACTCGCCGGTCAAGACACTCACTGGCATTGCGTCCGGCACCCGAGTTCGCGCGGAGGGTGTGTATAACGGCCTCTACGATGCCCACACGGACTCTGTGGAATCGCATCTCTGGCTCAGGTCGCCGGCAGACCTCCAAGTGGTCGGCACAGGCACGGTGGATGAATGGTTCGCGGCTCCCCAGGTGATGATCAGCGACCTGGAGCGGTACTTCAATGATGACCGGGCGCCCGTGCGGGTGGTGGGACGTGTGATCGCTTCTGATCCGGGTAAATCAATCGTATTGCAAGACCACACGGGTCGCGTTCGTGTGTCGTCCCTGCAGACTTTGCCCGTGCGCTCCGGCCAATGGCTGGAGGCCGTGGGGAAACCGTTTACCGGCGGCCCGGACTGGATCATGCGTCGTAGCATCGTCCGGCCCGCCTCCGAAGCGCTTGTCGAGGCGCAGCGCCAGTTCGAGCCTTCGCCGTATGCCGCGCTCACGCTCGTCGAGGAAGTGTTGATGCTGCCGGCGAGGGATCTGGTCGCGCAGAGACGTGTGAGCATCAAGGGACTTGTTACCTGGGTTCACAATGAATCTCGCACCTTCATTCTCCGGGACATGACCGGGTCGGTGGCCGTCCGACTCGGGCCGAACGCGCCGCCTGTCACACTCGCAGGGCGCATCAAGGCGGAAGGCTTTACCGAAGGCGGGAGCTTTTCCCCCGTGCTTGTGGCGTCTTCCATTGAATTTCTTGGGGGTCTGATCGAGTTGCCCGAAGCGGTCCCTGTGACGCTCGAGCAGGCTCTCACCGGCCAGCACGAATCCCGGCGTGTTTCCATGCAGGGTTACGTAAAGAATGTCCGGACCGAGGGGCCCTGGCATCATGTCGAAATTGGCACCGGCACAGGTGACTTTCAGGCGCGCATTTCCGTCGAGGAGGACACGTCTGGCCTGGTGGGTTGTATCGTCAGCGTCTCTGGTATCTGCCGCGCATTGTCGAATGACAGGCGCCAGCTCACGGGCATCGAGCTATGGTGCCAGTCACGTGCGGATTTCTCGGTCGATCAGGCACCGCTGCTGGAGCCCTTTGAAATCCCGGTGAGCGACATCGCGGACTTGCGGAAATTCAGCCTCGATGCCGGGTCGCGCTTTTGGGTTAAGGTCAAGGGCGTCGTGACGTTGCACGTCAATGGACGCTTCGTGGTGATCCAATCCGGCGATGAATGCCTGATGGTGCTTTCGCAGCAGGCGGAATATCTGAAACCCGGTGATGTCGTGGAAGCGACCGGTCTTCTCGGCATGAACCAGGGCCGTGTGGTGCTGCGCGAGGCGCGTTTCCGCGAGGTCGGACGCGAGGCAGAGCCGGTGGCGGTGCCACACAACGCGGAAGGGCCGGTCGATGAATTGCTCGATGGCCGCCTTGCCACGATCGAAGGACGTGTCACCAGCGCCGTGCCCGACGGGGAAAATTTGCTTATCATGCTCCAGAAAGGAAAGGTGCTCTACCCAGCGTTGCTGCCCTTCCCCCAGCCGCGCGAGGCGGTGGAATGGGCCCCGGGGACACGGCTCCTCCTCACCGGAATTTACGACGTCATCCGCGATGAAGCCCGCCAGGCTCGTGGCTTCCGCCTCCGCCTGCGCTCCGCGAGCGACCTGCGGGTGCTTGAAAAGGCCTCCTGGTGGACGCCAGGCCGCGCGTTTCTCGTGACCGGCTCCCTGCTTGGCATCGCCGGCCTTGGCGTGACTTGGGCGGCGATTCTGCGTCGCAGGGTGGCGAGTCAGACGCGCATGATCAGGCTTCAGCTTGCGAAAGAGGCGCAGTTGGAGGCGCAGAACCGCGCGATCGTGGCAAACGCCAGTGACGTGATTTTCAGCGCGGATCTCGAGGGAAGGTTTACCTCGCTTAATCCTGCTGGAATACGTCTGCTTGGCTACCCCGCTGCAAAAATTCTCGGGATGAAGCTTGTTGAGATCGTCGCACCGGATGACCGCGCGAAACAAGGCGTGTTCGTTTCCCTGGTGCGGGCGGAAACTTCAGAGCAGGTCCAGGACACCGCGCGATTCGAACTGCGGCTTGTCGCGAGCGATGGGAGATTGATTTGGACTGAAATCAATGCGCGTCTGGTTGAACACGAGGGGAAGAAGCTTGGCATCATCGGCATCGCGCGCGATGTCAGCGAACGTAAGTTGATCGAGGATGAGCTGAAGCGGGCTCGCGACGCCGCCCAGGCCAACACTGAGGCGAAGAGTGCATTCCTGGCCAACATGAGCCATGAGATACGCACGCCCATGAATGGCGTGATCGGCATGAGCAACCTGCTTCTTGATACCGACCTTAGCGAAAGCCAGCGGAGTTATGCAGAGACGATTCGCAACAGTGCGGAGTCGTTGCTTACTGTGCTCAACGACATCCTCGATTTCTCCAAGATCGAGGCGGGGAAGTTGAATTTTGAAATTCAGGAATTCGACCTGCGCGCAATGGTCGAGGAAACGCTCGACTTGCTCATGGCGCGGGCACAGGAAAAAAGCCTGGAGTTAAGCCTGATGATTCCGCCGGCAACGCCCCGTGCCCTCCGCGGCGACCCGGGCCGCCTCCGCCAGATTCTCACCAACCTTATTGGAAACGCGATCAAGTTCACCGAGCAGGGAGAGGTCCATGTGGATGTCGAGGTCGTCCAGGACAGTGGCAACTCTGTCACGCTGCGATTCGAGGTGA is part of the Opitutaceae bacterium genome and harbors:
- a CDS encoding MATE family efflux transporter, with the protein product MNPPFTRALDYLRETKRTLVLATPIAVGQVSQMLMGVTDTVMIGQLGKVPLAACALGGTIFGLLFVLGIGLLQPFSVLVARGDGAGEPAECAAYLKHAMGIALSFSIILAGVMLGVLAFLDRMGQPPEVVAEARPYCLIIAASIPFVFIFQVLRQYCEALHRPWFPMVLMMGCVLLNVFLNWLWIHGHWGFPAGGLVGAGWATLVARIVLAYLLWHYLSSTRRSDPAWTAHSWWRWERARIWEILRLGIPASGMLLFEGGAFSAAAVMMGWIGTTALASHQIALTCASVTFMFMLGVASAVSIRIGQAVGAGERSRLRPIGFGGLGAVVAAMSLCACLFFLLSEPIAGFFVKDTEVIVLGARLLVIAACFQIFDGGQVVGSAMLRGLADVRVPTLITFVGYWVIAIPGGYFYGVRGVGGAEGVWLSLAVGLALAAVFFAVRFARLTRFGGCG
- a CDS encoding ATP-binding protein, with protein sequence MLGLHPGHFLPRQLLGHLLAPLAKWTLCLACISCIPVIGSAEGAALPVVRTLDEFWIHYEKRDMEVDLEFVADLYDPRMGHLWCHAGESYNYLPAGPELPMKSGNVVRLRGRVNANEPLNEKLVSVEIIAEEGRGTPAPLAGKMKDLVPLIGRYVVVDAAVLEERPYPEGQHWLATLASEGVRIQAFLYEPEPQKRGLPLGSRVRLRGVCQAVRNEELGELECHIWLGSSSEIEILSVGSPREVVRSIGEYWKKESESEVDVDLTLLVNYYDPTWKHLWVQEGDEVGYLSVGNYLPLKSGDRVRIRGTLWPQLGFLSTGVVFERLEENVRVKPISIVNAIDARHQNARIAVMEGIFDSERFYESDGVGDHYGALLVTDTGLRLRIFSYSPVKTLTGIASGTRVRAEGVYNGLYDAHTDSVESHLWLRSPADLQVVGTGTVDEWFAAPQVMISDLERYFNDDRAPVRVVGRVIASDPGKSIVLQDHTGRVRVSSLQTLPVRSGQWLEAVGKPFTGGPDWIMRRSIVRPASEALVEAQRQFEPSPYAALTLVEEVLMLPARDLVAQRRVSIKGLVTWVHNESRTFILRDMTGSVAVRLGPNAPPVTLAGRIKAEGFTEGGSFSPVLVASSIEFLGGLIELPEAVPVTLEQALTGQHESRRVSMQGYVKNVRTEGPWHHVEIGTGTGDFQARISVEEDTSGLVGCIVSVSGICRALSNDRRQLTGIELWCQSRADFSVDQAPLLEPFEIPVSDIADLRKFSLDAGSRFWVKVKGVVTLHVNGRFVVIQSGDECLMVLSQQAEYLKPGDVVEATGLLGMNQGRVVLREARFREVGREAEPVAVPHNAEGPVDELLDGRLATIEGRVTSAVPDGENLLIMLQKGKVLYPALLPFPQPREAVEWAPGTRLLLTGIYDVIRDEARQARGFRLRLRSASDLRVLEKASWWTPGRAFLVTGSLLGIAGLGVTWAAILRRRVASQTRMIRLQLAKEAQLEAQNRAIVANASDVIFSADLEGRFTSLNPAGIRLLGYPAAKILGMKLVEIVAPDDRAKQGVFVSLVRAETSEQVQDTARFELRLVASDGRLIWTEINARLVEHEGKKLGIIGIARDVSERKLIEDELKRARDAAQANTEAKSAFLANMSHEIRTPMNGVIGMSNLLLDTDLSESQRSYAETIRNSAESLLTVLNDILDFSKIEAGKLNFEIQEFDLRAMVEETLDLLMARAQEKSLELSLMIPPATPRALRGDPGRLRQILTNLIGNAIKFTEQGEVHVDVEVVQDSGNSVTLRFEVKDSGIGISEEALAKLFQPFIQADVSTSRRFGGTGLGLAISKQLVEMMGGRIGAKSIEGQGSVFWFTALLEKGAKSFGTPSAAPFDVGPGAELMLAVRHERARHAITTYLPAGVRSDASLDGVEVLAKLATAQNAGRPYRFLFVDEHIATSSDVSTEAARLLAPNGGVILVAPLHHGLSNAEISKLAVGAVLTRPISADGIWRAMRTCAAGKGSGVVRNLVQQIVPIPELTGLRLLVAEDNPVNQRLIRVQLQKMGINADIAKDGVDALAALSKGRYDVVLMDCSMPEMDGFETTRKIRSLEPLAHVEIIAMTANAMQGDREKCLEAGMSDYLTKPTRVPELQAALLRAKERIHSRA